The genomic stretch GGTGATGGGTACACTAGCCAAACAAATTAGAGGAATGATTATCCATGATTGTCTCTGTAGCATAATATAAAGAGTAGCACAAAAGGCTATCATCATGGTcgcaatggaaaagaaaagagtcgAAAGGCCTATGATCATCTTTCTTGGCAAGGATTCAAGGAAATCGTCTTCTGCATAGCGTGAAGTTAGGATTCCCAAAAACATCAAGACTGAAGTTGCAGCGGAAAAGAGCGACAAGGCATCAGAGATTATAAAGAGCATGAACACTTTTTCATCTGAGAATATAGGAAAGCCAGTATCTTGTTTGTTACCACCTGGAACAGTAAATGCTGCAGCAAACATAATAGTAACAATGAGAGCGCCTACTACTGTACAAGAAGTTGCAGTGCCCTTCATCCATTTCTCTCCTTCTTTCATCAAGTCCTTATGGTTCTTCGTAAACAATTGCCTAGGAGTAAAACCATCTTGGTTCCGATATTCCTTAAACCTGGGAGGGACAATACTTTCCACCTCCTGCATTGTTTATTTAAATCTTAAAGTCCCACTTTATCccaaaaaagttataaaaattgTACTTACTCCCTAAAACTTACACCGAAATTGTAATGTCCCCAAACTTTGAAGAGTTTCAATTGATCCCCCCCAAAACTACCTAGTTGTTgcatgataagtgctaaaatatttatattttcagcccttaacttgcatgttttaatcctttggttttggttaattaggacattttactgcctttttgtattttctttgttttataggcttttggaagaaaagaaagcatttctggaaaaattccaagcttaaaggggcaaattgggaagacctagaggatatggttaagcttaaccaatcatggttaaaggttaatcaaataaaggaaaggattaattcggaatttctcaatttgaagtcaaatcggattggatgcaaaattggattctgaatacgtctcggtattttgaccataactttcatctcagatatccgattgaggtgattcaagcggcattggaaatctaactcaaactactacaattccttgtgaaatagcattttcccaattcggagctccgcaaggccaaaatcatgccgcaagataggaccgcaattctgggcgaatcctattccgatttgggcttaggttttttttatcctaattgggcttggacttaaatctccgaaattcctaggattactagggcttctagggctctcctaagccatataaatagacctctaagcctcacaattgaaggaggccgttttaagctgaattacgacgtattgccgtggggaagcttttgctttgttttccattgtaagttttattctttcaatgatgacaattcaattggtgattatttttgttatcatgagaggctaaatctttcaactaaggttgaagatgaagcttcgtcattgacaaactcatgtattctcgtattttgtttatacaattttgacttcgaataaggatgttgtagattttcattcaattgcttgatttatatcttttaattgaatgtgataaactattatgtgttggagttggatatttgatgtgtttcNNNNNNNNNNNNNNNNNNNNNNNNNNNNNNNNNNNNNNNNNNNNNNNNNNNNNNNNNNNNNNNNNNNNNNNNNNNNNNNNNNNNNNNNNNNNNNNNNNNNTGAACTTTTTTCCCAACGTATCCCAAGCGACTTTTGCTGAACTAATCTCAATAATCTCAGAAAATGAGTCTGGTCCACATGAAATTTGGATTACATGTAAGGCCATGGAATTCTTCTTACTCCAAGCCTTAAAAAcagcttcatcatcttcttgctTTGGAGGTTGGGTGGTTGCTTCAATTATTTCCCAAAGATGATGGGCCATCAAATAGGTTCTTACCTGAACACTCCAAtctacataattaaaattatgtttctCAAGAACAGGAAGAAACCTTTTTGCCAACCTATCCCAAGCGACTTTTGCGGAACCAATCCCAATAATCTCAGAAAATGAGTCCGCTCCACATGAAATACGGATTATATGTAAGGCCATGGAATCCTTCTTACTCCAATCCTTAAAAGcagcttcatcatcttcttgccTTGGAGGTTGGGTTGTTGCTTCAATTATTTCCCAAAGATGATGGGCCATCAAATAGTTTTTTACCCGAACACTCCAATCCACATAATTATCTTTCTTAAGAACTTGAAGAATAACTGCACTCAAAAGCAAGCTTTGTTTGAGCATGGATGTGCATttttgagagagggagagagagagagagagagagagagagagagagacctgcaAAAGTATTCCATGCAATTTTAGCCGAACTAATCTTCCTAATCATAGACAATACGTCCGGCCCGCATGAAACTTGGAGCACATGTAAAGCCGTGGAATTCTTCTCACTCCAAGCCTTGAAAGCAGCTTCATCATCTGCTTGCTTAGGAGGTTCAGTAGTTTCTTCAATTATTCCCCAAAGATCTTGAGCCATTAAATAGGTTTTTACCCGAGAACTCCAAACCACGTAATTATCTTTGTCAAGAACTTCAAGAACCGCTGCACTCAAGCCATCCTTTATTTCCATGTTAAATCTGTCTTTATATATCAGTATAAATGGTGTTAGAAGCACCTTAATGAAAGACAATAAAAGGAGGATGGGCTACCTACAGTAATAATAGGAACTTCTTAttcataacaaaagaaaaaaaaaaaggaattccTTGATGGACTTCCCTAATCCCCTTGAAGACTATTAACTGATGTTTAAGCATTTGGTACTTCTTTCTAATAAATATTGAGTAATGTTGTGTGCAAGACTCTTATCCCCAaattaatttgtctttttaaattattgtttgatcaaaattcaatacaTTACTCATGATTATTTATTGGCCAGGAAAACCCAACAACCGAAATACACGGTCACCTACTATATGTCCATTTGGGTATGAGAGAAAAACGAAAATTCAGCATTTACtttgaaataaattcaaattctaagaattatgaaaacaaaaattgcttaaaaatacaaaggaatcaataaagatttttttttattgggtaaGTGAATCAAATGAAGAGCACAAGAACACGGGCTGCACTTTTGGAATTAGAA from Corylus avellana chromosome ca1, CavTom2PMs-1.0 encodes the following:
- the LOC132168049 gene encoding ankyrin repeat-containing protein ITN1-like, producing MQEVESIVPPRFKEYRNQDGFTPRQLFTKNHKDLMKEGEKWMKGTATSCTVVGALIVTIMFAAAFTVPGGNKQDTGFPIFSDEKVFMLFIISDALSLFSAATSVLMFLGILTSRYAEDDFLESLPRKMIIGLSTLFFSIATMMIAFCATLYIMLQRQSWIIIPLICLASVPITLFILVQFPLLVELFISTYGPGIFDKKMKQWV